Proteins encoded by one window of Nicotiana tabacum cultivar K326 chromosome 10, ASM71507v2, whole genome shotgun sequence:
- the LOC107775024 gene encoding uncharacterized protein LOC107775024 yields MVSSSSAPSLQVKIPATGEGKLTINVKSPTSEMYAEVKQADKVKDLEKVIKKAWGDDYLDLYYKSIKMKSDQPLSFYNLRDGSIVRVSLLAEPPHESKSSRENKKHAKLQLERRSSTSTNSINGGNGCGNVVFHMAKMLSQFCSSIFPSH; encoded by the exons atggtttcttcttcttcagctCCATCTTTGCAGGTGAAAATTCCGGCGACCGGAGAAGGAAAACTGACGATAAACGTGAAGTCGCCGACGTCGGAGATGTATGCAGAGGTGAAACAAGCAGATAAAGTAAAAGATTTGGAAAAAGTGATTAAAAAAGCATGGGGAGATGATTATTTGGATCTTTATTACAAATCAATTAAAATGAAAAGTGATCAGCCTTTATCTTTTTATAATTTAAGAGATGGTTCTATTGTTAGAGTTTCTCTTCTTGCTGAACCTCCACATGAATCT AAATCTTCACGTGAAAACAAGAAACATGCCAAATTACAATTGGAAAGGAGGAGCAGCACCAGCACCAACTCTATTAATGGTGGAAATGGCTGTGGCAACGTTGTGTTTCATATGGCTAAGATGTTATCTCAATTCTGCTCTTCCATTTTTCCCAGCCATTAA